The Pseudomonas chlororaphis subsp. piscium genome contains the following window.
CAGATCGAGGAGATCGGCACGGTTAAGACTACACTGCTGACCGATGAGGGCGAGCTGGTCTCTCTCTCCAATCGGATCCTGCTGGAACAGCATGTAAGTAGCCGCTAACCCGGCAAACCCTGCTAATGTATGCCGCCGCAAAATGCCCTTGTCTGGGCTGCGGTGGACATTGACCTGACTGTCGGCCCGACTCGTTTTGAATAAAGCCCAATCGCTATCCACGCGCTATGACCCCCGTGAGCTCTCTGACGAGGAGTTGGTTGCGCGCTCGCACACGGAGCTGTTTCACGTAACGCGTGCGTATGAAGAGTTGATGCGACGCTATCAGCGAACCCTCTTCAACGTTTGTGCACGTTATTTAGGGAACGATCGTGATGCTGATGATGTCTGTCAGGAGGTGATGTTGAAGGTGCTGTATGGCCTGAAGAACTTCGAGGGGAAATCGAAGTTCAAGACATGGCTCTATAGCATCACGTACAACGAATGCATCACGCAGTATCGGAAAGAACGGCGCAAGCGTCGCTTGATGGATGCGTTAAGTCTTGATCCCCTCGAGGAAGCGTCTGAAGATAAGGCGCCGAAACCTGAGGAAAAGGGCGGACTTGACCGCTGGTTGGTGCATGTGAACCCGATTGATCGGGAAATTCTGGTGCTACGATTTGTCGCAGAGCTGGAGTTCCAGGAGATCGCAGACATCATGCACATGGGTTTGAGTGCTACGAAAATGCGGTACAAGCGTGCGCTTGATAAATTGCGTGAGAAATTTGCAGGCATTGCTGAAACTTAGTTCGGCGCAAATATCTCTTACGTCTAGGTAAGTTCTGATAGACTTACCGCCGAGTTGTCCCCCGGTATGTGGGACTGCTTTACAATCACCAGATGGGGATTTAACGGATGAAACTGAAAAACACCTTGGGCATTGCCATTGGTTCTATTGTTGCCGTGACTTCGTTCGGCGTTCTGGCGCAAGGCCAAGGCGCGGTCGAGGGTGAACTGTTTTACAAAAAACAGTACAACGACAGCGTTAAGCACATCGAAGACGGCTTCAACCCAGGCGCTCGCATCGGCTACTTCCTGACCGATGACCTGTCGTTGGACCTGAACTACGACAAAACCAACCACACCCGTTCGAACGACGGCACTGGCAACCAGAAGATCAAAGGTGACACCGGCAGCCTGCTGGCTACCTACCACTTCGGTCAAGCTGGCGTGGACTCCCTGCGTCCATACGTTTCGGGTGGTTTCGGTCACCAGAGCCGTACCAACGTCCTGGCTGACGGCCACAGCGGTCGCGACCAGTCGACCCTGGCTATCATCGGTACCGGCGTTAAGTACTACTTCACCGACAACCTGTTCGCTCGTGCCGGCGTTGAAGCCGACTACGCAATGGACAACGGCAAGTGGGACTACTCCGCTCTGGTTGGTCTGGGTGTGAACTTCGGCGGCAACGCTGGCAAGGTTGCTCCAGCTCCTGCTCCAGTTCCAGAGCCAACTCCAGAACCAGAAGCTCCGGTTGCTGAAGTTGTTCGTGTTGAGCTGGACGTGAAGTTCGACTTCGACAAGTCGGTCGTTAAGCCTAACAGCTACGCTGACATCAAGAACCTCGCTGACTTCATGAAGCAGTACCCACAAACCACCACCGTTGTTGAAGGTCACACTGACTCCGTCGGTCCTGACGCTTACAACCAGAAACTGTCTGAGCGTCGTGCAAACGCCGTTAAGCAAGTTCTGACCAGCCAGTACGGTGTTGAGTCGAGCCGCGTTCAATCCGTTGGTTACGGTGAGTCCCGCCCAGTTGCTGACAACGCAACTGAAGCTGGCCGCGCTGTAAACCGTCGCGTAGAAGCGCAGGTTGAAGCACAAGCTCAACAAGCTCAGTAATCTGTAGCTTGCAGCTTTGAAAAACCCGGCCTAGGCCGGGTTTTTCTTTGCCTGCGATTTGATGAAAAGGCCTGGAGTCAGGCCGAGAGTGCTGCCGCCAGGGCCGCCTCGGAAAGGGCTGGCAGTTGTGCGCCGCAAGCGGCCACCTCTCCGACGACCAGGATGGCCGGGCTTTTCAGTTGGAAGGCGTGGGCATCGTCCTGCATGGCCTGCAGATCGCTCCGGCACAGGCGCTGCTCGGGCAGGGACGCGTTTTCAATCATGGCCACCGGGGTATGCGGCGCCAGGCCGCCAGCGATCAGCTGTTCGCGTATCTCGCCCAGTTTGGCCACTCCCATATAGATCACCAGCGTCGTACCGCTTTGCGCCAGAGCCTGCCAATTCAGGCTGCTGTCGTCCTGGGTATGGGCCGTCAGCAGGGTGACGCCACGGGCGACACCGCGCAGGGTCAGCGGGATCCCGCACTGGGTAGCCCCCGCCAGGCCGGCGGTGATGCCGTTCACCAGCTCCACCTCGACACCACGTTCCTGCAGCCACTGCGCTTCTTCACCGCCACGGCCGAAGATGCACGGATCGCCGCCCTTGAGGCGTACCACGCACTTGCCATGACGGGCGTAGCGCAGCATCAGCCGGTGAATGAACGCCTGGGGCGTCGAACGACAGCCACCGCGTTTACCTACGGCAATGACCCGTGCCCGGGGGCAGTGCTCCAGCACCGCCGGATTCACCAGGTCGTCGATCAGCACCACATCGGCGTCGCCCAGGGCTCGCACGGCCTTGAGGGTCAGCAGTTCAGGATCGCCAGGGCCCGCACCCACCAGCCAGACTTTTGCGCTCATATTCGTTTCCTCACAGGGGGATTGCGACGGGCTGTGCCGAGCTGGCCAGCAGACGTTTGATTTCGGGGACGCAGGAGCCGCATTGAGTGCCGCAGCCCAGTTCCTGTTTCAGGCCATTGAGGTCCAGGCCGCGGGAGATCCCGGCGCAGACCGCGTTCTGGCTGACGTTCTTGCAGTTGCACAAGGTCTTGCCACTCACGGCGATCAACCCGGCCGCCCCTGGCGGTGCGCTCATTGGCGCCAGCAGCCAGCGGCGCAGTTGCTCATCGGCCTTGCCCTCCAGCCACAGGTTCTGCAGCCAGTGCTGGGCCAGGGTTTCACCGGCCAGGCGAATGGCGGTGATCCGTCCCTGTTCGATGCGTACCCGCTTGCCGATGGAGCGCCGTGGATCGTCATAGGCCAGCACCGGGCCTTCGTTGAGCCCCAGCAACTGGTCGATGTCCTTGAGCAGCTGTGGTGCCGGCGCCTCGGCGTTGGCCACCCGCAGCAGCAGGGCCGGGCGTTCGCGACCGGCCAGGCTCAGGCTGACGTAGGCGAAGTTTTCGCAGAGCGGACGCAGAGCTTCGAAGTGCCGCTGCACGTCGCCTTCGATCAGGGCGAAC
Protein-coding sequences here:
- the sigX gene encoding RNA polymerase sigma factor SigX is translated as MNKAQSLSTRYDPRELSDEELVARSHTELFHVTRAYEELMRRYQRTLFNVCARYLGNDRDADDVCQEVMLKVLYGLKNFEGKSKFKTWLYSITYNECITQYRKERRKRRLMDALSLDPLEEASEDKAPKPEEKGGLDRWLVHVNPIDREILVLRFVAELEFQEIADIMHMGLSATKMRYKRALDKLREKFAGIAET
- a CDS encoding OmpA family protein, coding for MKLKNTLGIAIGSIVAVTSFGVLAQGQGAVEGELFYKKQYNDSVKHIEDGFNPGARIGYFLTDDLSLDLNYDKTNHTRSNDGTGNQKIKGDTGSLLATYHFGQAGVDSLRPYVSGGFGHQSRTNVLADGHSGRDQSTLAIIGTGVKYYFTDNLFARAGVEADYAMDNGKWDYSALVGLGVNFGGNAGKVAPAPAPVPEPTPEPEAPVAEVVRVELDVKFDFDKSVVKPNSYADIKNLADFMKQYPQTTTVVEGHTDSVGPDAYNQKLSERRANAVKQVLTSQYGVESSRVQSVGYGESRPVADNATEAGRAVNRRVEAQVEAQAQQAQ
- the cobA gene encoding uroporphyrinogen-III C-methyltransferase, yielding MSAKVWLVGAGPGDPELLTLKAVRALGDADVVLIDDLVNPAVLEHCPRARVIAVGKRGGCRSTPQAFIHRLMLRYARHGKCVVRLKGGDPCIFGRGGEEAQWLQERGVEVELVNGITAGLAGATQCGIPLTLRGVARGVTLLTAHTQDDSSLNWQALAQSGTTLVIYMGVAKLGEIREQLIAGGLAPHTPVAMIENASLPEQRLCRSDLQAMQDDAHAFQLKSPAILVVGEVAACGAQLPALSEAALAAALSA